One segment of Dolichospermum sp. DET69 DNA contains the following:
- the opgC gene encoding OpgC domain-containing protein: MYNNTITTNNPLVSWRYDSTLYGNRDLRIDFLRGIAIVSMVFNHLESSSYFSAINRGHIYASAAEGFVFLSGLVLGMVTLGRINKVGFSEAMKKLLERSGKLYLTSFILMSVLGLLSIIAPGLTRPAFDFAPGTWWQILLAAATFHLAPPVIDILQLYVLLLLFSPAIFWMLRKGFWLPVLAISWTFWSIQQLHPYALSFHPLDREHPYFALAGWQILYVHGVLAGYYRQKLQELWGKIPKIPLVIGLVLIVIGSITTAHYDIQLGVWPAKFSDRVAWLAWTDRSRVGFLRLINHIGFFPLLYIIVDTFWQPLNKILGKLLISLGQNSLYVYIVHVPVTVIWFLIPALVDGNPIVTTIAQAVAVGCFWWLVKKEVLFNIIPR; this comes from the coding sequence GTGTATAACAATACAATTACAACAAATAATCCTCTTGTATCCTGGCGCTATGATTCCACGCTTTACGGAAACCGAGATCTAAGGATTGATTTTCTCCGGGGCATTGCCATTGTTTCCATGGTATTCAATCATTTAGAAAGTTCTTCTTATTTCAGTGCTATCAACAGGGGACATATTTACGCTAGTGCAGCCGAAGGCTTCGTATTTCTCTCTGGACTAGTATTAGGAATGGTGACATTAGGACGTATCAATAAAGTTGGCTTTTCCGAAGCCATGAAAAAACTGTTAGAGCGTTCTGGAAAACTTTATCTCACCAGTTTCATTTTAATGTCTGTCCTGGGTTTATTAAGTATAATTGCCCCCGGTTTGACCCGTCCGGCCTTTGATTTTGCGCCTGGGACTTGGTGGCAAATATTACTAGCGGCAGCTACATTCCATTTAGCACCACCTGTCATTGACATTTTGCAACTGTATGTATTGCTGTTGCTGTTTTCCCCCGCCATTTTCTGGATGTTAAGGAAAGGCTTTTGGTTGCCTGTTTTGGCTATTTCCTGGACATTTTGGAGTATCCAACAATTACATCCTTATGCCTTGAGTTTCCATCCTTTAGACAGAGAACATCCTTACTTTGCCTTAGCTGGTTGGCAAATTTTATATGTGCATGGCGTATTAGCAGGTTATTATCGTCAAAAACTACAAGAATTATGGGGAAAAATCCCGAAAATCCCCCTAGTTATAGGCTTGGTATTAATCGTCATTGGCTCAATTACAACCGCACATTATGATATTCAGCTTGGTGTTTGGCCAGCCAAATTCTCAGATAGAGTTGCTTGGTTAGCATGGACAGACCGCAGTCGGGTGGGTTTTTTGCGTTTAATTAATCACATCGGTTTTTTCCCTTTGCTGTACATCATTGTGGATACATTTTGGCAACCGTTAAATAAAATTCTGGGGAAACTGTTGATTAGTTTGGGTCAAAACTCCTTGTACGTCTATATTGTTCACGTTCCAGTCACAGTAATTTGGTTTTTAATTCCGGCTTTAGTTGATGGTAATCCCATAGTCACTACTATTGCTCAGGCTGTAGCTGTGGGCTGCTTCTGGTGGCTGGTGAAAAAAGAAGTGTTGTTTAATATTATCCCCCGCTAA
- a CDS encoding DUF3131 domain-containing protein, translating into MTQDTTINPTPIQPSLLKQTIIAAAIALVGFGLHKGIQWRETAILPIPVTSLGQNRLNAEDIQLARTAWRYFQKNRLSTGLVSSAADFPSTTMWDVGSQLAGMVAARELGLLKPAEFDKWIEEVLATLAKIPLYRNELPNKAYNAKTLIPVNYGKLAKPEEIGFSAIDLARLVQWLDIIATRYPKHAAASQAVTARWQLKRLVENGQLMGTGIKNGQETWNQEGRLGYEQYAAYRLQKIGILAAKALDTKAETQFLNVMGVEVPADKRSTYHNYVTSEPYILDGLESGFQALPAEYAAKLLQVQQRRYQATNQLTAWSEDNLDREPWFVYNCIFVNGQPWKSIDSSGKDAFVYRGSSVKAAIGWNMLFQTPYTERLHKGMRWLADPSRGVFAGFYEETQEPNRALTVNTNGIVLEAILYRRVGKPLTVWAKEP; encoded by the coding sequence ATGACACAAGATACAACTATCAATCCTACTCCGATCCAACCTAGTTTATTAAAACAAACTATTATTGCTGCGGCGATCGCTTTAGTTGGTTTTGGATTGCATAAAGGAATACAATGGCGTGAGACTGCCATTCTCCCAATTCCAGTTACTTCCCTTGGTCAAAATCGGCTGAATGCAGAAGATATACAATTAGCCCGTACAGCTTGGCGCTATTTCCAGAAAAATCGTTTATCCACGGGTTTAGTTTCTTCTGCTGCGGACTTTCCCAGTACAACAATGTGGGACGTGGGTAGTCAGTTAGCTGGTATGGTGGCAGCACGGGAATTAGGCTTACTCAAGCCGGCAGAATTTGATAAATGGATAGAGGAAGTGTTGGCTACTCTAGCTAAGATACCTTTGTACCGGAATGAGTTACCAAACAAAGCCTATAACGCGAAAACTTTAATCCCGGTTAACTACGGAAAGTTGGCAAAACCCGAAGAAATTGGGTTTTCGGCCATTGATTTAGCACGACTGGTGCAATGGCTAGATATAATCGCAACTCGATACCCCAAGCACGCTGCGGCCAGTCAAGCAGTCACGGCTCGTTGGCAGTTAAAGCGGTTAGTAGAGAATGGACAGCTAATGGGGACAGGGATTAAAAATGGTCAGGAAACCTGGAACCAAGAAGGACGGCTAGGTTATGAACAATATGCAGCCTATAGATTACAAAAAATTGGGATTTTAGCCGCCAAAGCACTCGATACCAAAGCCGAAACTCAGTTTCTCAATGTTATGGGTGTGGAAGTACCAGCGGATAAACGCAGCACCTATCATAATTATGTCACTAGTGAACCCTATATTTTGGATGGGTTGGAAAGTGGTTTTCAGGCTTTACCTGCGGAATATGCAGCCAAGTTACTCCAAGTCCAACAACGTCGCTATCAAGCCACCAATCAACTCACAGCCTGGTCTGAGGATAATTTAGATCGGGAGCCTTGGTTTGTCTACAATTGTATTTTTGTCAATGGTCAACCCTGGAAAAGTATAGACTCATCTGGTAAAGATGCCTTTGTTTATCGAGGTAGTAGTGTTAAAGCCGCAATAGGCTGGAATATGCTTTTTCAAACTCCCTATACAGAAAGACTTCATAAGGGTATGCGCTGGCTGGCTGATCCAAGTCGTGGCGTTTTTGCAGGTTTTTATGAGGAAACTCAAGAACCAAATCGAGCCTTAACTGTGAATACTAACGGTATAGTGTTGGAAGCAATACTATATCGTCGCGTGGGCAAACCGTTGACGGTTTGGGCTAAAGAACCCTAA